A segment of the Leptolyngbya sp. NIES-3755 genome:
ATCAGGGACTAAAGGAATGAACAACGCGGCGACCAACGGCAGTAGCACGATCGCGGTTAGCCAGGGGAACTGTTCTATCATGATAAGAATAAATACCTACCCGTTGAGTTAAGACTATCTTACGCAACTGTGAGACTCATCATCTATCACTCCTTTGCGGATTAATCATGGAGTTATCCTTATGTATCAGATGTGGAAGCTGCCCATCCCTTTTTTGTTGCAAAGCTTGATGGCAAACACACAAAGGCTATGCTGCTCGAAATTCTTTAGCAGAACTTTGTCACGAATTGCAGAACTATTTCGGAATCAAACACCTATTTAGATTGAACTTAGAAATAGCGATCGGCTTTATACCTTAGTGCCTGAAAACGTTGTTTAGTCTAGGTAGAACAAGAGCTTTATTTTCTTCAGATGCCATAGTTGAGCTAGTTTCCGTTTTGAATCGCGCTGTAACACTGTTTGATCGATTGTTTCTCTCGTAATGCTTCGACTAACGCTTCATACGCTAGTTCGTGCTTTTTCAATAGTTCCTTAGCTCTGAGAATCGATAGTCTCTCGCGTTGGGGTAGTTCTGAAACGGGAATACCTAATTTTGTTAGTGTTTCTCGGAACTTTTGTCGATCGTCATTTCCGCCTTCTGAGTTGCCATATGTGATTTGTTCTGCTGCAATTCCCGCCATCCAAACTGTGCAATACCGTTCGACTAATTGAGCCGATAGCTTACCTTGTTTCAATTCTGCTTCGAGTTCTTGGGTATCGAATTGTACGCCACCCTGTCCAGCTTGTCCTTGTCGAAACGCTTCCCATGCGCTTAAGGTGTAGCCGACCACTGGGATTTCAAGCTGTTGGGCGGTGAGAAAATGTCCTGCTTCGTGGCGCAGAACGCGATCGCGATGTTCTTGAGAAAATCGAGCAAAGAAATCGAGCGCGATTGAGCCGAATTTTCCCTGCCATTGAAATGAATCAAGCGTTGCCAGTCCGAGAATGCTGAAGGTTGCGATCGCAGGAATCGCTGGAGAAATATGGAGCAATGGACTGAGCAAGGTTGAGAGCGTCATCGTGAAAATGCCGATCGCAACAAGATTCAAAGCGGTCTGATTCATGGTGAGGGAGCAGGTGAGGATTCTTTTTGGTCTTCTTTGGCACGGTAGAACGTTTCTAAACTGTTCTTATCTCCAACAAATCGCCAGTGCCACGGTTCATACGTCACGCCTTGTTTGTTGCCTTTTGGGAAGGAAATCTCAAAGTTAAATCGGGCTGCATTGTCCTGGAGCCATTTGAAAGCAGGAGTTTGATCGAAATCGGGGCTGAGATTGGTTGCGGGAACATTGCCATCTCCGATGTCGATCGCATATCCGGTGTGATGTTCGCTGTGTCCGGGTGGAGCGCTGACGAGTGCCCGTTCTTGTGGGGTTTGTTCTCGTTCGGCTTTGACATCGAAATACACTTGCTCTTGTTCTTTGATCGATCGAAAACCAGAGAGCGGATTCAGGATAATTCCTTCTGCTCTAGCAGCCTCTTCCATCTCTCTGAATGCTCTTGCGGCTGAACTTCTGAGTCTGATACCGCCATCGGCTGTGATCGCTTCTAATTCAGATTGTGGCGCTTCTTGGTAGGGGTAATGATTTAGTAGTCGTCCATCCGATGCTGGGGTAGGAGATGGTGAAGCAGTCGGAGAAGCTGCGATTTCGGGAGTACGAACTTGGGAGGCTTGATAAGCGAACCAACCGCCAGCGGAGAGGAGCGTGATCGCAGTGAGTCCCCCTAGCCACCAAAGCCAAGTGAACGATCTCGGTTTTTGCACCGTCTCGACCACGGTTTCGCGTTCGGCGATCGGAATATCTTCAAATGAAGGTGGATCTTGTGGAGGTTTTCCCGGTGGGCTGGCATTACTCAAAAGGTCATCTCCTCAACTGCACTTTACTTAGTATCTCAGGCGAATGAGCGATCGCACGATCAAGAACGAGTTAAAAATCTGACAAGCCATTCATAACAGTAGCCACCGATTAAAACGCCTGTTGCTCCAACCAGTCCGAGAAATGGCGGAACGGGAGCCGGAAGTTTTAACCAACCAAAAGCGACTCCAATAATCCATCCACCGAGTAGCGCCAAACCGACCTGCTTGAGAAAGTCCATAAGATCTTGCGTGAGACAACGCCGATTCTATTTTGCGGCATACTGAATCCGATAAATTCGGTTATTCGCTTCGTCGGTAAAGAGCAAACTGCCATCATTCAGCACCAAAAGCCCGACAGGTCTGCCCCAAGTGGTTGGAACCTTGGGATCAAGTAAAAATCCGGTCAGGAAATCTTCATATTGTCCAGTCGGGCGACCGTCAGCGAATGGCACAAATACGATTTTATACCCGGTTCCTTGCGATCGATTCCATGATCCCCGAAAAGCAACAAAGGCTCCATTGCGATATCGTTCTGGAAACGTGTTGCCTGTGTAGAACTTCAAGCCTAACGCGGCAGAATGCGCCTCGAATAAAACATCTGGAGTGCGAGTTTTAGCAGCGAGATCGGGACGAGTGCTTTTTCCATCAGACTTGACGTGACGGGGATCGAGTCGATCGGGACTTAGATAGGCATAAGGCCATCCGTAGAAAGCGCCTTCATCAACCTGGGTGAGATAGTCAGGAACCAATCCATCTCCAAGCTGATCCCGTTCGTTGACTGTGGCGAAAAGTGCGCCTGTTGCTGGATTAAAAGCGAGTCCGACTGGATTTCGTAACCCAGATGCAAAAGTTCGTCGATCGCTGCCATCCAAGTTCATCACTTGAATTGAAGCGCGAGGTAACGGTTCCTCATCGGCATTCGATCGAGATCCGACTGAAACAAATAATCTCTGTCCATCAGGCGAAACGACTACGTTTCTTGTCCAATGCTGGTTATATCCTTGCCCTGGAAGTTCAGCGATTTTTTCACCCCGTCCCGAAATGGAATTGTTCGTATATGGAAACCGCAATACTGCATCGGTATTGCCCACATAGAACGAATCCCCCGCAAACGCCATTCCTAGTGGCAGATTTAGTCCATTTTCAGCAGTCGCGAACGGTCTACGGCTAAAGACTACGCCATCTCGATGCTGCAATCGAGTAATTTGATTTTTCCGAGTTTCTGTCACCAAAACGTCCCCGTTTGGAGCCTGTGCCAGCCAACGCGGTCGATCGAGTCCTTCCGCAAACACATTCACGGTAAAGCCCGCTGGAACTCGTAGCACCGGATTATCTGGAATCGGCACGACTGTAGGCGGTTTTGAGGCGCTGTCGGACTGTCCGGGCTGTGGAAGTTGAGCGAGATCAATCCGGATCGGCTCTGGGTTGAGCACTTCGGTTTGAATGTTGCGATTTGGCGTAGAGGCTTGAGCAGACTGCGGCTCACTCGCGACTTCAGAATTCGGAGTGCTACAGGAACTCAGAGCAGCGATCGCGAATAATGCAACTACTGCACCTTTAGAGAAACGGATCAGCATGGGGCAGGGGGAGTTTGTAACTTGATATTACATTACAGACTTAAACCGAATCTGACATCTCCAGGACAGTAGATGTTCCTAAATGGTGAACGGTGGGAAAGCCATCTTTCAAATCTTGCCAGAAGCGATCGCACAATTCTTCTGGATACACACCACAATTTGATCGAGTTCATTCCGCTTAAACCATCGCACCTCGGTAATCCAATCTGAATCGGGGGCACTTGGAGGAAGATACTCGATCGTCGGAGTGCCTGAAAAGCGATCGACAACACAAAAGAATTCACAGCTACGAGTATCCGACTCAGCATCATAGAACTCGCGAACATAAGCAATTCTCGACAAACTTGCTGTTAATCCAGTTTCTTCAAAAATCTCACGATCGGCACAAGCAAAAATCGATTCATCTTCTCGTTCAACGCCGCCACCAGGAGGAATCCAGATCGTTCTTCCAGTGATAGGCGACTTATGAGCAACTAATAAGATTTCATCTTCGCGAACAATCAATCCAGCCGATCGAATCCGATGTTTCATAACAAAGCCTGAATCAGTAGACGTAACAGCATTTCCAAATCGCTTGGAACACGATAGCCGATCACATCCTCGATAATTTGTTTTTTCATTCGATCGAGAATTCCAAATCGCCACAATTCTCCGATCGTTACGGCTCCGATCAGTTGCGGTTGCTGTTCTTGAGTGGGCGATCGTTCCCATTGATCGAGTGCGATCAGTTCAGATAGCAATTGAGTAAATCCATAATCGATATCGCCCTGTTTTGCCTCGATTACGACAAGTTGATGCAGATTGTCCGTCGAAAGCAAGTAATCTAATGAGCCTTGTAATTGATGAGTGATTTTGAGCGGTTGTTCGATACGAATTAAAGCATTTGCATAACGAGCCGCTGTTTTGATCACTGGGAAGATCAATGCTTCTCGTTTCGATTGTTCGTTCATTCGCACTAATCGAGGAATGATATCGAACAAATCTTCTTCGAGTTGAGGAAGTCGATCGAGTGTTCCTGAGTATTGAGGTAGAGACAGCGGAGCGCGACGAAATTGATAGCCGAAGTAGTTCGCAAGATCGATCGCATCCAGTCGCAACTCAAAGAAGTTACTAAAGGTGTAAGTTTGGTTTTCGTTCAGAATTGAGGGCATGAAAAATCTGGACTCTATTGTTTCACGATAACCGGAGTTCCGACTTGCACCTCTTTATATAGTGCAATCACATCCGCATTTTTCATTCTCAGACAGCCATGTGAAACCGCTTGTCCAATGAGCGAATAATCAGTCGTTCCATGAAATCCAATTAACAGCTTGTCTTGTGAAGTAAATCCGATCCAACGTTTACCCAGTGGATTATCTTTACTGCCAGGTGGAATCTCTTCATCTGTAATCGGATGTTTCCACGCGGGATTCTCGTACATCTGCTGCACTTTGAATGTCCCTGTTGGAGTTTCCCAGCCTTCTTGCCCGATCGCAATTCGATAAGTCGCTTTCAATTTCTTGTTCTCATAGAGCCGCACTTTTCGATCGCTTAAATCCACTACCAATTTCGTATCAATCACCGGAGACGGCGACGGACTCGGTTTCGGAGTCACCATCGCTTGAAAATCTGGTAATTCAATTTTCGGAAAGGCAATAGCAGGTAATCGTCGCAACTGTAAAACCGCGATCGTACATCCTGCGATCATACAAAAGGTCATGAGCGCTCTGGGAAGCGATGAATTTTGGACTTTTGCTGGCATTGTCGATCGAAATCTCTGCGACTTTTTTATTTTGCCCGAAACTACTTCATCCCCTTATGAATCTTAAGACGTAAGTAGATTCACTCTATAGGTATACCATTGTCAAATTCGTAACTACTACGGAGGCTGCATCTCTCAACCGGAAGTTCTATGAATTTTAAGAATCTTACCAAGGTTAGATGAAGCACAAATTGAAAATGGTTCAACCCCAAGATCCGAATCTACAATGCTGGCAAACGTGGTGTTTCGGTGTGAGTAGAGCGATGAAAGAAAAATTATTTTTAGCGATCGTCATCACGATCACTCTCAGTTGGTTACACAACTGGTCAACCCCAAGCCCAAACAGCTTGAGAACTTCGACCGAGACTGAACCCCATCACCTAGCAAGCTTTCCGGACGAAAATCTATCCGGAAGCGTATTTCTGTTGCAAGATTCTGACAGGTAGAACGGCTGCGAGATATCCTGGATCAGATCAGCAAATAAGAAGGAACTTTTTCAGGGCGAGAAAAGTCATTCAAAACGGAACGTCAAAACAACCGTCATCCGCCCATGAGTCAGTCCCTTCCTGTATCCTGGTCATCGATCGAGCCAAAGGTTCTTCAGAGTCCAGTGCAAGCAGAAAAACTCTCCAATTACGATTTAGTGTTGCAATGTCAGATCGGACATCGCCCTGAGAAAGCCGTCTTCTCGGAACTCATGCGGCGGTATCAGTCTCATGTCGATAAAGTTCTCTATCATTTGGCTCCCGATTGGCAAGACCGCGCCGACCTCGCCCAAGAAGTCTGGATTCGCGTCTATCGCAACATTACCCGCCTGAATGAACCTGTAAAATTCCGAGGGTGGCTCAGCCGCATTGCCACCAACTTGTTCTACGATGAACTCCGCAAGCGAAAACGGACGGCTACACCGCTCTCGCTCGATGCCCCGTTGTCACTGGATGATGGTGAAATGGATTGGGAAATCGCATCAGAAACGCCCGGACCTGATGAAGATCTGACGACGCGGGAATTCTATGATCAATTAAACGAAGCGATCGCTGACCTGCCCGAAGTCTTCCGCACAACGATCGTGCTGCGGGAAATCGAAGGCATGGCTTATGAAGAAATTGCAGAACTCACCGGAGTCTCGCTCGGAACCGTGAAATCGCGGATTGCCCGTGCGCGCCATCGGTTACAGTCCCAATTGCAGCAGTATCTTGACGGACAATAAATTTAAACTCTCCGTAAGATTACGAAAACTTCAGATTGACTTTGTTAATATACTTCCAGACGTAGCTCCAAATGAGAATTGTGCTTTGAGGAGTGGTTGAATACACTGAAAATCGTTCGACCCACCGACATTCTCACTCACACGAATAGTGAACTCTCGATGAACTCCAATTTTGATTCGTTCAATAACGCTATGCCTCCTTCCGATTCCCAGTTAAACGCCCGCGATCGCTTTGAGTTGCTTAGTGCCTATTTGGATGGGGAAGTAACTGCAAGTGAGCGCAAACAAGTCGAGGAATGGTTGTCTACCGATCCCGCAGTTCAACAGCTTCATGCTCGCTTGCTAAAACTCCGTCATGCGTTTCGATCGCTGCCTGCTCCTGCTCCGGTTCAATCGGTTGAAAGAACAGTAGATCAAGTGTTGGCAAAGGTCGATCGTCGTCCGAAATTCCGTTTGGTTTGGGGTGGAGCCGCGATTGCGGCGGCTGTGCTAGGTGCAGTTTCGTTGTTTAGTGTTCGACAGCCTCAGATGGCACAAGTCGAACCGACTCAACAGCCAACCGTACAGGCGAAAGAACAGCCAGTGGTGACGGATGATTTGATGGTCGCGCTCGATCGTCCGGTGGTGTCGATCAAGGTTGCAAATACTCAACCGGGTTCGCGCAATCGAAACTAAGAAAATTTGGCAGATTAGATTGCTCGTGGTGGTTCGGCTACGAGCAATTTTTTGATCGTAAGAATATCGTTGAACCAAAGCTGCCCGATCGATTGGGGCAATTCGTCTATTTCACCTGGAAGAAGTGAAAATTGCTTCTTTCAGTCGCTTTATCTTGCTGCCAAAATAAAGACTCTGATATTATCCCTACATGAATCAAATGAGCATCAGCATTCTTTAGGGTTTGATATGAAACTTGCCTTAGCTTGCGCTTTAATCCTATTTTTATCGGTTCCTACCTTCCCAGAGGGTGCGATGGCTCAATCGATCGAGCAATTGTCGCAGCAAGCGGATACTGCTCTGAAAAACAACCAACGTCAAGAAGCTGAAGCGATTTGGCGAACTGTATTGCGGCGAGATCCAAAAAACACCAGAGCTTATATTGGACTCGGTGATGCACTCCGTTACCGCAAACGAGATCAAGAAGCGATCAAGGCTTACCAGAAAGCGATCGAGCTTGATCCACAACAAGTTGCAGGATACTTGGCACTCGCAGACCTGCTGCGACTCGATCAGCCCGAAGCTGCGATCTTGGTATATCGCCGAGCGATTCAAGTTGCTGCACCGAGCGCTGAAGTCTACTATAGGCTTGGCGTTACGCTTAGCCCGGCAGAAAAAAGAGTTTCGCAAAAACAAAAAGACGAAGCAATTGAGAGCTTTCGTAAAGCGATCGAAATTGATCCCAAGCTGAGTAAAGCTTATGTTGCGTTGGGAAATCAGCTTGAGTTTGATCAATTAGATAAAGCAATGGCTGCTTATCGGAGCGCAATGGAGTTAGATGATTCTAATGCTTACTTCATCTACGGCAGGATTCTTGCATCGCAAAAGCGCTCAGCAGAGATGATTCCACTCTATCAGCAAGCCATCCAGCGAAATCCCAAAGGTCAGAATGTGATCACCTACTATGGCGGATTAGCAAGTACGTTCGAGGAGCTTAACCAACTCGATCAAGCAGCCGACATCTATCGGAAAGTCTTGCAACTGCGTCCAAATGATCCCATTGTTTATTTTCGTCTAGGTGATATCTTACAAAAGCAAGGACAATCAGATCAAGCTGTGAGCCTTTATCGAAAAGCTGCTGAACTCATTCGTGCAGACAGCTATAGCAGTCGTGCCAGTAGTTACTCTTATCGGATGGGGGGCAATCAACTGCAAGATCGAGGTCAGTATGATCTTGCGATCGCGCTCTATCGAAAAGCGATCGCGTTAGACCGTCGAGATGCTTTCGCTTATGCGTTGATTGCCGATACACTCCACCTTCAGGGAAAACCAGACGAGGCGATTCAAACCTACCGTCAATCAATTTCTGTCAATCCAGAGTTTGCTTATGCGTATGGAGGTTTAGGTAGAGTCTTACAGCAGCAAGGCAAGTTAGACCAAGCTGCACAAGCGTATCGAGAAGCACGATCTCTGAATCCTAAAGATTCGAGTGTACAAAAGAGTCTTATAGAAGTCGAAGCGTTGCTGCGATCGCGGAAGCAATCTCAAAAATTTACAGGAGAGCCGTCAATTTTGCTCCCATCGGAATCGTCGCGGCAGAACATTCGGGAATTTACAGGAGAAACGATTTTGCCCCAATCGGGATCGTCGCAGCAGAATGTTCAGGCAGGATTTCAATTTCAAGATTCAGAAGCTTTCAATCAAGGGAAATTAGTAACGCTCACACAGGAGAAACAGAGGCAGAGACTTGAAGCCCTTGGACATTGCATGGGTTACCTCTACGTTCCCCCAACCTACAGAACGGTTACAACCGTCGAGAAGACACCAGGAAAATCCACAGCACGATTTTTCTCGAAGACTGCTCCTCCTGCTGCGGGTTTGCGGGTGATCATCCGCAACGCAACTTCTGGAATCAACCAAACCCCCAGTCCATATACTGACCGAGGGTATGATCAAGGCGATCTCTCAGAGTCCTTTGTGATTCAACAAAACACCGCCCACGATTCCCGCTATTTCGCAATGATTTCAGGATTGAACACGTTAACTTACGAGATCAAGCGCGGCAACGAGGTGCTTGAAACGGGCACGTTTACCGTGATGATGACTCCAGAAACGCGAGAACAACCTCCGGATCTTGAGGATTCCTCTCCGAAGCACGAGTCCTCAAATCAATGCGATCCGCCAAAGCTTCCAGAACCTAAATTACCTGAAGTGCCACCATTGCCGAAGCTGCCACCGATTCCGCCAGAAATTCAGCAAATGCTCGACCAATACAAGAAGTAGCTCAAGAGTTTAAGGCTGCTCTAGAAATCGTTCGTTGTTTGAGGGGTCATGTAGTTTTGTGCTCCAAACACCGCTTGGGACTGGAACGCCACCTAATCGATCGACCTGTTCCAATTTCATCACATACGCCCAAGCTGTCCCAATTCGAGTTCCGTCGAGATCAAACACTTCGAGTTCTCGCCGCTCGTAATCGTTACCAGATCCAAAAGGTGCGATCGCCTCTGGTTCGTGCTGCTCGTATTCGTCCAGAATTTCTAGAATTTCAGGATGATCGAAGGTTAATAAATAACCGTAGGTGATTGCATCTCCGGGCACGATCGCGGGATAGTGAAACGGCAAATGATAAAGATGAGCGTGAACGATCGCAGGTTTTGATGAAGTTACGCGATCGGCACAAAGAAAATAGTTGCTTTCATCAGGTTTTAGAGTGCCGTAGACGAATACAGTAATCATCACGAAGTCAAAGCGGTTTCAATTATTCTATTTGCCCTATGAATCAATTACCGATTAAGTGTTTGACTCAGCCGTTAATGGAGTCGGTTGCCGAACAAGCTCGATCGAGTCCCCGTCAGCGCAAGAATCACAACTTTCATGAACATAGCGATCGAGTTCAGCGTTTTCTAAATGTCTTGCAGCCTGGAACTTATGTTCGTCCTCATCGGCATATTCGTCCTGGCGATGCGAATGGTTTTGAGTTTTTTCTGGTATTGAACGGTGCGATCGGGATTCTGATTTTGAACGAAGCGGGTGAAGTGATTCGCACCGAGAAAATTAGCGCAACGGGGACAACTCGCGGGGTTGAACTAGGCGAGGGAATGTTTCATACGTTGATAGCGATCGAACCTGATTCGGTGATGTTTGAACTCAAAGAAGGTCCTTATATTCCAATGGATGACAAGGATTTTCTGCCGCAATTTCCGCTAGAGGACACGCCTGAAGCGAAACAATGGGTAGAAACTTGGCAAAGTCATTTTGCTTGATTTTCTGAGGACAGATGCTTGCTGTAGCAGTTTTCAGAGAATATAGTTTCACCTAAATACGAGTGAGACGCTATGGACACAGAGATCCCAGAAGAATTCTGGCAGGGTGTTGATCAGTTTAATCAAGGCGAATTCTATGCGTGTCATGATACCCTCGAAGCAATTTGGATCGAAGCTCCAGTGTTTGACAAAAAGTTTTATCAGGGCATCTTACAGATCGCAGTCGGGTTGTATCACTTAGGGAATCACAATTGGCGCGGAGCCGTGATCTTGATGGGAGAAGGATTAAATCGATTGAGCGACTATCAGCCTGATTATGGCGGAAT
Coding sequences within it:
- a CDS encoding hypothetical protein (hypothetical protein SYNW0764;~similar to AA sequence:cyanobase_aa:LBDG_26460), producing the protein MNQLPIKCLTQPLMESVAEQARSSPRQRKNHNFHEHSDRVQRFLNVLQPGTYVRPHRHIRPGDANGFEFFLVLNGAIGILILNEAGEVIRTEKISATGTTRGVELGEGMFHTLIAIEPDSVMFELKEGPYIPMDDKDFLPQFPLEDTPEAKQWVETWQSHFA
- a CDS encoding hypothetical protein (Protein of unknown function DUF309;~similar to AA sequence:cyanobase_aa:LBDG_02860), with the translated sequence MDTEIPEEFWQGVDQFNQGEFYACHDTLEAIWIEAPVFDKKFYQGILQIAVGLYHLGNHNWRGAVILMGEGLNRLSDYQPDYGGINVEQLIDETSEFLSQVQTIGADRVSQIVMIPSDSDDRIFLHPPIIQKIEPSA
- a CDS encoding TPR repeat-containing protein (similar to AA sequence:cyanobase_aa:PCC8801_1300), whose product is MKLALACALILFLSVPTFPEGAMAQSIEQLSQQADTALKNNQRQEAEAIWRTVLRRDPKNTRAYIGLGDALRYRKRDQEAIKAYQKAIELDPQQVAGYLALADLLRLDQPEAAILVYRRAIQVAAPSAEVYYRLGVTLSPAEKRVSQKQKDEAIESFRKAIEIDPKLSKAYVALGNQLEFDQLDKAMAAYRSAMELDDSNAYFIYGRILASQKRSAEMIPLYQQAIQRNPKGQNVITYYGGLASTFEELNQLDQAADIYRKVLQLRPNDPIVYFRLGDILQKQGQSDQAVSLYRKAAELIRADSYSSRASSYSYRMGGNQLQDRGQYDLAIALYRKAIALDRRDAFAYALIADTLHLQGKPDEAIQTYRQSISVNPEFAYAYGGLGRVLQQQGKLDQAAQAYREARSLNPKDSSVQKSLIEVEALLRSRKQSQKFTGEPSILLPSESSRQNIREFTGETILPQSGSSQQNVQAGFQFQDSEAFNQGKLVTLTQEKQRQRLEALGHCMGYLYVPPTYRTVTTVEKTPGKSTARFFSKTAPPAAGLRVIIRNATSGINQTPSPYTDRGYDQGDLSESFVIQQNTAHDSRYFAMISGLNTLTYEIKRGNEVLETGTFTVMMTPETREQPPDLEDSSPKHESSNQCDPPKLPEPKLPEVPPLPKLPPIPPEIQQMLDQYKK
- a CDS encoding L-sorbosone dehydrogenase (similar to AA sequence:cyanobase_aa:LBDG_41790), whose protein sequence is MLIRFSKGAVVALFAIAALSSCSTPNSEVASEPQSAQASTPNRNIQTEVLNPEPIRIDLAQLPQPGQSDSASKPPTVVPIPDNPVLRVPAGFTVNVFAEGLDRPRWLAQAPNGDVLVTETRKNQITRLQHRDGVVFSRRPFATAENGLNLPLGMAFAGDSFYVGNTDAVLRFPYTNNSISGRGEKIAELPGQGYNQHWTRNVVVSPDGQRLFVSVGSRSNADEEPLPRASIQVMNLDGSDRRTFASGLRNPVGLAFNPATGALFATVNERDQLGDGLVPDYLTQVDEGAFYGWPYAYLSPDRLDPRHVKSDGKSTRPDLAAKTRTPDVLFEAHSAALGLKFYTGNTFPERYRNGAFVAFRGSWNRSQGTGYKIVFVPFADGRPTGQYEDFLTGFLLDPKVPTTWGRPVGLLVLNDGSLLFTDEANNRIYRIQYAAK
- a CDS encoding peptidase M15B and M15C DD-carboxypeptidase VanY/endolysin (similar to AA sequence:cyanobase_aa:LBDG_30780); this translates as MSNASPPGKPPQDPPSFEDIPIAERETVVETVQKPRSFTWLWWLGGLTAITLLSAGGWFAYQASQVRTPEIAASPTASPSPTPASDGRLLNHYPYQEAPQSELEAITADGGIRLRSSAARAFREMEEAARAEGIILNPLSGFRSIKEQEQVYFDVKAEREQTPQERALVSAPPGHSEHHTGYAIDIGDGNVPATNLSPDFDQTPAFKWLQDNAARFNFEISFPKGNKQGVTYEPWHWRFVGDKNSLETFYRAKEDQKESSPAPSP
- a CDS encoding transmembrane transcriptional regulator (similar to AA sequence:cyanobase_aa:LBDG_03150), whose amino-acid sequence is MPPSDSQLNARDRFELLSAYLDGEVTASERKQVEEWLSTDPAVQQLHARLLKLRHAFRSLPAPAPVQSVERTVDQVLAKVDRRPKFRLVWGGAAIAAAVLGAVSLFSVRQPQMAQVEPTQQPTVQAKEQPVVTDDLMVALDRPVVSIKVANTQPGSRNRN
- a CDS encoding hypothetical protein (similar to AA sequence:cyanobase_aa:Ava_C0220), which codes for MPSILNENQTYTFSNFFELRLDAIDLANYFGYQFRRAPLSLPQYSGTLDRLPQLEEDLFDIIPRLVRMNEQSKREALIFPVIKTAARYANALIRIEQPLKITHQLQGSLDYLLSTDNLHQLVVIEAKQGDIDYGFTQLLSELIALDQWERSPTQEQQPQLIGAVTIGELWRFGILDRMKKQIIEDVIGYRVPSDLEMLLRLLIQALL
- a CDS encoding unknown protein (similar to AA sequence:cyanobase_aa:ssl3410); its protein translation is MDFLKQVGLALLGGWIIGVAFGWLKLPAPVPPFLGLVGATGVLIGGYCYEWLVRFLTRS
- a CDS encoding hypothetical protein (conserved hypothetical protein;~similar to AA sequence:cyanobase_aa:LBDG_03140) — translated: MITVFVYGTLKPDESNYFLCADRVTSSKPAIVHAHLYHLPFHYPAIVPGDAITYGYLLTFDHPEILEILDEYEQHEPEAIAPFGSGNDYERRELEVFDLDGTRIGTAWAYVMKLEQVDRLGGVPVPSGVWSTKLHDPSNNERFLEQP
- a CDS encoding ErfK/YbiS/YcfS/YnhG family protein (similar to AA sequence:cyanobase_aa:LBDG_03180) is translated as MTFCMIAGCTIAVLQLRRLPAIAFPKIELPDFQAMVTPKPSPSPSPVIDTKLVVDLSDRKVRLYENKKLKATYRIAIGQEGWETPTGTFKVQQMYENPAWKHPITDEEIPPGSKDNPLGKRWIGFTSQDKLLIGFHGTTDYSLIGQAVSHGCLRMKNADVIALYKEVQVGTPVIVKQ
- a CDS encoding hypothetical protein (conserved exported hypothetical protein;~similar to AA sequence:cyanobase_aa:LBDG_30790); translation: MNQTALNLVAIGIFTMTLSTLLSPLLHISPAIPAIATFSILGLATLDSFQWQGKFGSIALDFFARFSQEHRDRVLRHEAGHFLTAQQLEIPVVGYTLSAWEAFRQGQAGQGGVQFDTQELEAELKQGKLSAQLVERYCTVWMAGIAAEQITYGNSEGGNDDRQKFRETLTKLGIPVSELPQRERLSILRAKELLKKHELAYEALVEALREKQSIKQCYSAIQNGN
- a CDS encoding RNA polymerase sigma factor RpoE (similar to AA sequence:cyanobase_aa:LBDG_03160), which codes for MSQSLPVSWSSIEPKVLQSPVQAEKLSNYDLVLQCQIGHRPEKAVFSELMRRYQSHVDKVLYHLAPDWQDRADLAQEVWIRVYRNITRLNEPVKFRGWLSRIATNLFYDELRKRKRTATPLSLDAPLSLDDGEMDWEIASETPGPDEDLTTREFYDQLNEAIADLPEVFRTTIVLREIEGMAYEEIAELTGVSLGTVKSRIARARHRLQSQLQQYLDGQ